One part of the Aricia agestis chromosome Z, ilAriAges1.1, whole genome shotgun sequence genome encodes these proteins:
- the LOC121738961 gene encoding ataxin-1: MISARLPSEALVQLGQLQLSHLHPPPAMTPEFLAPPPRPYPRYPTRRREVPPYSPVPGAYAHFLPQPNFPYLYPRPRPSYPLRPRPTSGFVPPPPAPHSPSTPPLPVPVAPAPQAIREEPPLSPERGAPAPYFCRGALIRLENGTLRRVEEMRTEDFAMSAEHNGDLALTQCTLLRLEERGDKIALVLAYDRNRSQVELESTAEHPFFVYGRGWASFKPERTLARYGLHVPRLQVGDVCVTLVERKHTTSAPMPPQTQPENLSVKEDARKRRWSIADEEPPLKKR, from the exons ATGATCTCGGCGCGCCTCCCCAGCGAGGCGCTGGTCCAGCTGGGGCAGCTGCAGCTGAGCCACCTGCACCCGCCGCCAGCCATGACGCCGGAGTTCCTcgccccgcccccgcgcccCTACCCGCGGTACCCCACTCGGCGGCGCGAGGTGCCCCCGTACTCGCCGGTGCCCGGGGCGTACGCGCACTTCCTACCCCAGCCTAACTTCCCCTACCTGTACCCGCGGCCGAGACCCAGCTACCCGCTGCGGCCGCGGCCCACGTCGGGCTTcgtgccgccgccgcccgcaccGCACTCGCCCAGCACGCCGCCGCTGCCCGTGCCTGTTGCGCCGGCACCGCAAGCGATAAGAGAG GAGCCGCCTCTATCTCCTGAGCGCGGTGCACCAGCCCCCTACTTCTGTCGAGGCGCCCTCATCCGCCTGGAGAACGGCACCCTGAGGCGGGTGGAGGAGATGAGGACGGAGGACTTCGCGATGAGCGCGGAGCACAACGGGGATCTGGCTTTGACGCAGTGCACTCTACTGCGGCTGGAGGAACGCGGAGACAAGATCGCGCTAGTGCTGGCGTATGACAGGAATCGCTCGCAG GTGGAGCTGGAATCAACAGCGGAGCATCCGTTCTTCGTGTACGGACGAGGTTGGGCGTCGTTCAAACCCGAGCGCACCCTGGCCCGGTACGGCCTGCACGTGCCGAGGCTCCAAGTTGGGGATGTGTGCGTCACGTTGGTGGAGCGGAAACACACCACCAGCGCTCCCATGCCACCGCAGACCCAGCCAGAAAACCTGAGTGTGAAGGAGGATGCCAGAAAACGGCGCTGGTCTATAGCGGACGAGGAGCCTCCGTTAAAGAAACGCTGA
- the LOC121738582 gene encoding uncharacterized protein LOC121738582 — protein MVNEAFKSGIWAAIGSTLGKLSGNNSVVGESYVIWALLLVLMIVANTWGCRHYLRSLDEATNSVAPTVISAASSYILSGLIGVTIFREAASIRWWIGSILIITGLSLVARPRTSKKRAE, from the exons ATGGTAAACGAAGCATTTAAATCTGGAATATGGGCAGCTATAGGAAGCACTTTAGGAAAACTATCAGGCAATAATTCAGTCGTT GGTGAAAGCTATGTGATATGGGCACTTTTATTGGTGTTGATGATTGTGGCAAATACATGGGGTTGCCGACACTACCTGCGCTCTTTAGACGAAGCCACCAATTCCGTAGCACCAACTGTTATATCTGCTGCCTCTAGTTATATTCTATCA GGCTTAATAGGAGTTACGATCTTCCGTGAAGCCGCATCAATAAGATGGTGGATTGGGTCTATTTTAATCATAACAGGATTGTCACTAGTTGCCAGACCAAGAACTTCTAAGAAGAGAGCAGAGTGA
- the LOC121738581 gene encoding anamorsin homolog: MDNLKDSDNVLIIWNEAEQVDLTNLVNEIKSVTNAPVVLENSNMITIDSRPPSSFDAVISNWLPPHSVQHSDTLLGTLIKILKPNGKLIIKDKTDISTSLKLNGFLNLAKSSDDVYVAEKPKFEVGSKASLKLNKPSVWKLDDTVEEAWARTNDDEIIDSDMLLDEDDLKKPDEKSLRVCVTTGKRKACADCSCGLAEELKGETKETPKSSCGSCYLGDAFRCATCPYLGMPAFKPGEKVLLDLKSDI; encoded by the exons ATGGATAATTTAAAAGACAGTGATAACGTGCTCATAATTTGGAATGAAGCTGAACAAGTCGATCTTACGAACTTGGTAAATGAAATCAAAAGCGTAACAAATGCGCCTGTGGTTCTAGAAAACTCAAACATGATTACAATAG ATTCTAGACCTCCATCCTCATTTGATGCTGTAATCTCCAACTGGTTACCACCTCACTCAGTGCAACACTCTGACACATTACttggaacattaattaaaatcctCAAACCCAATGGAAAACTTATAATCAAAGATAAAACAGACATTAGCACAAGTTTAAAGCTTAACGGATTCTTAAATTTAGCAAAATCATCTGATGATGTTTATGTGGCTGAAAAACCTAAATTTGAA GTAGGTTCAAAGGCATCCCTCAAATTGAACAAGCCCTCCGTGTGGAAGTTAGATGACACAGTGGAAGAAGCCTGGGCCAGAACAAACGATGATGAAATTATTGATTCCGATATGCTACTTGATGAGGACGATCTCAAAAAACCAGATGAAAAATCTCTCAGAG TTTGTGTTACAACGGGCAAGCGGAAGGCGTGCGCGGACTGCTCGTGCGGCCTCGCGGAAGAGCTGAAGGGCGAGACTAAGGAGACGCCCAAATCATCTTGCGGCAGT TGTTACCTCGGCGACGCGTTCCGATGCGCTACCTGTCCCTACCTCGGCATGCCAGCGTTCAAACCCGGCGAGAAAGTCCTTCTGGATCTCAAGTCAGACATCTAA